ACACGGTTTATCCTCTTGACGTAATCGACGACCGATGTCGTCTTTCCAACGACGGGAAGCTTTTCGAGATGCTTCTGAAGCCCTTCGATGTTCCTCATCGCTTCGGGTGTCTTTATATAGTCCTCATCATTGGAGATGGCGACGACATACCCCAGAGATGTGCCGCCGAGCGTGCGGTTCATCAGCGTATCCGCGGTGCGGATCTCGCTTCCTTTCTTGAACCAGGTGACCATGTTGTTGTTGACAACGATCTGTGACGCGCCGATGACAGCAAAGACAAGGAGCACGACGGCAATGGAGGCCGTCGCTCTGGGCCGCAGCACGCCGAAGCCGCTCAGGCTTCTCAGGAGCCGGCCTGTCACGTTCAGTTCTGCATGCTCTCTCGCCGCCGCTTTTTCGATCTTTTCATCTTTGATGAGGGCGAGGATTGCAGGAATGAAGCTGAAGCTCAGAAGGCGAAGGATGATCGTTCCGATCGCAATGAGGCCGCCGAAGATTCTCACCGGTATGATGTGCATGAAGATCAGAACTGCGAATCCCGCCGCAGTGGCAAGTGCCGTGTAGCGAACGGGGCGGCCGACAACTTCCATCGTCTCAAGGATGGCGGTCCTCTTGTTTTTTTTCTCCCGGTAACGGAAATAAAACTCATTGAATATATGAATGCCGTCAGTGGCAATCGCAATGAGGAATACAGGAGCCATCGAGCTCATGATGTGGATCGGGAAGCCGATGCCGATCAACAGTCCCATGCTCCAGATGATGCTGATCATCGCCGCCGATAACATTGACAGTGAAAGGACGACGCTACGGAACATGAGATATATGGCGATGAACATGATAAGCGCCGAGATGGGTGAGAACATTGCCATCAGTTTAAACATCACGGATCCAAATGTATCTCTCGCTACAGGATCGCCGGCGATGTAATATCGTTCGCTTCCCCTTTCTGTGTTCACAATTGCTCTGATCTGGTCTGCTATTTCTTTCCCGTTAGCACCCGGTTCGAGTGGAGTATAGATCGCCGTTGTCTTTTCATCCATAGAAATAATCCTGTTCATGAAGAGAGGATTCTCGCGGAGCGTCTTCCGCAATGCCTGCATCTCTTCATCAGTTTCGGGAACTTTCTGCATGAGCGGAGCGACTTTCAGTATTCCATCTTCGACGGTCACGTTGTCGATCGTCGTGAAGCTTGAGACATCCCGGGCTGCGACACCGCTGATCGTCACGACCTTGTCCGTGATGC
The window above is part of the Acidobacteriota bacterium genome. Proteins encoded here:
- a CDS encoding MMPL family transporter — translated: MKNFSLVAFSVDHPKLVMVLAIAITVIFAMQFPKMKIDTNPKNMLPKTSDVRMWNDEVDSTFSLYEDTIVLGISNETGILNRDTLGKIQRITDKVVTISGVAARDVSSFTTIDNVTVEDGILKVAPLMQKVPETDEEMQALRKTLRENPLFMNRIISMDEKTTAIYTPLEPGANGKEIADQIRAIVNTERGSERYYIAGDPVARDTFGSVMFKLMAMFSPISALIMFIAIYLMFRSVVLSLSMLSAAMISIIWSMGLLIGIGFPIHIMSSMAPVFLIAIATDGIHIFNEFYFRYREKKNKRTAILETMEVVGRPVRYTALATAAGFAVLIFMHIIPVRIFGGLIAIGTIILRLLSFSFIPAILALIKDEKIEKAAAREHAELNVTGRLLRSLSGFGVLRPRATASIAVVLLVFAVIGASQIVVNNNMVTWFKKGSEIRTADTLMNRTLGGTSLGYVVAISNDEDYIKTPEAMRNIEGLQKHLEKLPVVGKTTSVVDYVKRINRV